The following proteins come from a genomic window of Paucidesulfovibrio gracilis DSM 16080:
- a CDS encoding methyl-accepting chemotaxis protein produces MRFTKGIQFKIATWTGIALLGVSVALTGFASLSMFDQQVQGSRDQAMSIAKEYASRVESELLAPLNMAQSLADAFAAIKEDNLATSREEVSRMLRSVLQRHPELQGVYTLWEPDAFDGQDQMFVNAPAHDETGRFMAYWNRVGGSLATEPLYGYDDPKDGGYYLNPRRTGKPAVVDPIPFVAQGREVLLVSVTAPIMYNGAFHGIVGVDVTVERLAAMAEEADFFEGTGVLAIISNNGTLAGVTGQPDLTGKNAKALHEDFDEDIKSVQAGKIRNEFMDDVLEIFYPVKIGTGSPWAVNLLADDSVVVARAWAMAWKMIWVGLGLLLVAVGVIWWLAGILARPVKYISRSAELAAIGDVDMKELDRNARDRMLKRGDELGEAGRAFASMVDYFRDKAQAAKKIADGDLTVEIHPASPKDELGNALERMVHSLNGAMGEIQTAAAQVAAGSSEVSDSSQSMSQGATEQASSLEEITSSLTEINSQTKTNAENAAQASRLSDHAKTAATQGEEHMGRLTEAMGEINESSQSIGKIIKVIDEIAFQTNLLALNAAVEAARAGKHGKGFAVVAEEVRTLASRSAKAAQETAQLIEGSADRVATGGKIAQETAEALTKIVENVTKSADLVQEIAAASNEQAEGVAQVNQGLHQVETVVQRSTATAEETASAAEELSSQSATLREVTGRFRIRQEGGERPLPQAPNPTPSLPQGSGKSDSPVDSWGDDGGMVDPEETISLDDDFGKY; encoded by the coding sequence ATGCGGTTCACCAAAGGGATTCAGTTCAAAATAGCCACATGGACGGGCATTGCCCTGCTCGGGGTAAGCGTGGCCCTTACGGGTTTCGCCTCCCTGTCCATGTTTGACCAGCAGGTCCAAGGCTCCCGGGACCAGGCCATGAGCATTGCCAAGGAATACGCCAGCCGCGTGGAATCCGAACTGCTCGCCCCGCTGAACATGGCGCAATCCCTGGCCGACGCCTTTGCCGCCATCAAGGAGGATAACCTCGCCACCAGCCGCGAGGAAGTCTCGCGCATGCTCCGCAGCGTGCTGCAAAGGCACCCGGAGCTTCAAGGCGTGTATACGCTCTGGGAGCCGGACGCCTTTGACGGGCAGGACCAAATGTTCGTCAACGCCCCGGCTCATGATGAGACCGGGCGGTTCATGGCCTACTGGAACCGCGTGGGTGGCAGCCTGGCCACGGAACCGCTCTACGGCTACGACGACCCCAAGGACGGCGGCTACTACCTGAATCCCCGACGCACGGGCAAGCCCGCCGTGGTGGACCCGATTCCCTTCGTGGCGCAGGGGCGTGAAGTCCTGTTGGTTTCCGTGACCGCGCCCATTATGTACAACGGCGCCTTCCACGGCATCGTGGGTGTGGACGTGACCGTGGAACGCCTCGCCGCCATGGCGGAAGAAGCTGATTTCTTTGAAGGCACAGGCGTCCTGGCCATCATTTCCAACAACGGCACCCTGGCCGGGGTCACCGGCCAGCCCGACCTGACCGGCAAGAACGCCAAAGCCCTGCATGAGGACTTTGATGAAGACATCAAAAGCGTGCAGGCTGGCAAAATCCGCAACGAATTCATGGACGACGTGCTGGAAATTTTCTACCCCGTCAAAATCGGCACGGGCAGCCCCTGGGCCGTCAACCTGCTGGCCGACGACAGCGTGGTGGTGGCCCGGGCCTGGGCCATGGCCTGGAAGATGATCTGGGTCGGCCTGGGACTGCTGCTCGTGGCCGTGGGCGTAATCTGGTGGCTGGCGGGCATATTGGCTCGCCCTGTCAAATACATCTCCCGCAGCGCGGAACTGGCCGCCATCGGCGATGTGGACATGAAGGAGCTGGATCGTAACGCCCGCGACCGCATGCTCAAGCGTGGGGACGAACTGGGCGAGGCCGGCCGCGCCTTCGCCTCCATGGTGGACTATTTCCGCGACAAGGCCCAGGCCGCAAAAAAAATCGCAGACGGCGACCTGACCGTGGAAATCCACCCCGCTTCCCCCAAGGACGAACTGGGCAACGCCCTGGAGCGCATGGTCCATTCCCTGAACGGTGCCATGGGCGAAATCCAGACCGCAGCCGCACAAGTTGCCGCCGGGTCGAGCGAGGTGTCCGACTCCAGCCAGTCCATGTCCCAGGGAGCCACGGAACAGGCTTCCTCGCTGGAGGAAATCACCAGCTCCCTTACGGAGATCAACTCCCAAACCAAAACCAACGCGGAAAACGCGGCCCAGGCCAGCCGCCTCTCCGACCATGCCAAAACCGCAGCCACCCAGGGTGAGGAACACATGGGCAGACTCACGGAGGCCATGGGCGAAATCAACGAATCCAGCCAGTCCATCGGCAAAATCATCAAGGTCATTGATGAAATCGCCTTCCAAACCAACCTGCTGGCCCTGAACGCGGCCGTGGAAGCGGCCCGCGCCGGAAAGCACGGCAAGGGATTCGCAGTGGTGGCCGAAGAAGTGCGGACCCTGGCCTCGCGCAGCGCCAAGGCTGCCCAGGAAACAGCCCAGCTCATCGAAGGCTCGGCCGACCGCGTGGCCACGGGCGGTAAAATCGCCCAGGAAACCGCCGAAGCCCTGACCAAAATCGTGGAGAACGTGACCAAATCCGCGGACCTGGTACAGGAAATCGCGGCCGCATCCAATGAGCAGGCCGAAGGCGTGGCCCAGGTGAACCAGGGGCTGCACCAAGTGGAAACCGTGGTGCAGCGCAGCACGGCCACAGCTGAAGAAACCGCGTCCGCAGCCGAGGAACTTTCCTCGCAGTCCGCCACGTTGCGGGAGGTCACGGGCCGATTCCGCATCCGCCAGGAAGGAGGCGAACGCCCCCTGCCCCAGGCGCCGAACCCGACGCCCTCCCTGCCCCAGGGCAGTGGAAAGTCCGACTCCCCGGTGGACTCCTGGGGTGACGACGGCGGCATGGTGGATCCCGAAGAAACCATCTCGCTGGACGACGACTTCGGGAAGTATTAA
- a CDS encoding chemotaxis protein CheD has protein sequence MKDRQRQVMVSDVMLGAGYVCVPAEPSRLCAVVGAGAVVTIWDRRRAVGGMTHYARPFRDPGGPSTAIFAAPAIVTLVRMLLKGGSNAPDLEAHLFGGADNPEAPGYASGMAEDNVRVGLEILEKLHVTRVQRDTGGQRGRKVVFHTATGEVMLAKVERIRGTDWYPQ, from the coding sequence ATGAAAGATCGGCAGCGGCAGGTTATGGTCAGCGACGTGATGCTCGGAGCGGGGTATGTTTGCGTTCCCGCGGAGCCGTCACGCCTCTGCGCGGTCGTGGGAGCCGGAGCCGTGGTCACCATCTGGGACAGGCGGCGGGCCGTGGGTGGCATGACCCACTATGCCCGGCCATTTCGAGATCCCGGCGGTCCCTCCACGGCGATTTTCGCGGCACCGGCCATCGTGACCCTGGTCCGCATGTTGCTCAAGGGCGGTTCCAACGCCCCTGACCTGGAGGCGCACCTCTTTGGCGGGGCGGACAACCCCGAAGCCCCGGGCTATGCCTCGGGAATGGCCGAAGACAACGTCCGGGTCGGCCTGGAAATTTTGGAAAAGCTCCATGTCACCCGGGTGCAGAGGGACACCGGGGGACAGCGTGGGCGCAAGGTGGTTTTTCACACGGCCACGGGCGAGGTCATGCTCGCCAAGGTCGAGCGCATTCGGGGTACGGACTGGTATCCGCAATAA
- a CDS encoding CheR family methyltransferase codes for MYQLTDKEFRDLREFIYEYAGINLTDQKRALVVGRLQKVLTREGFKNFAQYYEYIKKDKTGKAVEELINRISTNHTFFFREKSHFEYLHSAVLPELTTRLAASGQKDFRLWCAAAATGEEPYTLAMVLREFFGSQYNQWQAGMLATDISTQALQTAIRGVYPDERMTHTPVKLRNKYFQKIGQDKWAVKDALKKDVLYRRFNLMSERWPFRGRFHVVFCRNVMIYFDQVTRNRLAQMFYQFMQPGGYFFIGHSETLGRENCPFEYVMPAVYKKVA; via the coding sequence ATGTATCAACTCACGGACAAAGAATTCAGGGATCTTCGCGAGTTCATTTATGAATACGCGGGCATCAACCTCACGGATCAAAAACGCGCCCTGGTGGTGGGCCGGTTGCAAAAGGTCTTGACCCGTGAAGGCTTTAAAAATTTTGCCCAGTATTACGAGTATATAAAAAAGGATAAAACCGGCAAGGCCGTGGAAGAGCTGATCAACCGCATCTCCACGAACCACACCTTTTTCTTCCGGGAAAAATCCCACTTCGAATACCTGCACTCCGCGGTATTGCCCGAGCTGACCACCCGGCTCGCCGCCTCCGGACAAAAGGACTTCCGGCTCTGGTGCGCGGCCGCGGCCACGGGCGAGGAGCCGTACACCCTGGCCATGGTGCTGCGGGAGTTCTTTGGCTCGCAATACAACCAGTGGCAGGCGGGCATGCTGGCCACGGACATTTCCACCCAGGCGCTGCAAACCGCCATCCGCGGCGTTTACCCGGACGAACGCATGACCCACACCCCGGTCAAACTACGCAACAAATATTTCCAAAAAATCGGCCAGGACAAATGGGCCGTGAAGGACGCGCTCAAAAAGGACGTGCTCTATCGCCGCTTCAATCTCATGAGCGAACGGTGGCCGTTCCGGGGCCGCTTTCATGTGGTTTTCTGTCGCAACGTGATGATCTACTTCGACCAGGTCACACGGAACCGGCTGGCACAAATGTTTTACCAATTCATGCAACCCGGCGGGTACTTCTTCATTGGTCATTCGGAAACCCTGGGCCGCGAAAACTGCCCCTTCGAATACGTAATGCCCGCCGTGTATAAAAAGGTGGCCTGA
- a CDS encoding protein-glutamate methylesterase/protein-glutamine glutaminase yields the protein MSKRVIKVLVVDDSALVRNVLEKGLSMDPGIEVVGTAPDPYAARDKIVRLRPDVLTLDVEMPRMDGLEFLRKLMPQYPLPIVMVSSLTERGKQITLDCLDAGAVDFVTKPTSDMAAGLNSMLTELRTKVKIASTANVSHWKHKRAEFKPRSVQGRALAGTTDKVIAIGASTGGTEAIREVVTAFPVHTPGVVIVQHMPAGFTRMFSERMNTLCQMEAKEAADGDRVMPGRILIAPGGMHMRLVRSGGIYQVRCQAGPLVNGHCPSVEELFKSVAEHAGANAVGVMLTGMGADGADAMKIMRDAGARTLAQDEATSVVFGMPKEAYTRGGAERLVPLGSIAQETLNLLSKKGG from the coding sequence ATGAGCAAACGTGTGATCAAGGTTCTTGTGGTGGATGATTCCGCCCTGGTGCGCAACGTCCTGGAAAAAGGGCTTTCCATGGATCCGGGCATCGAGGTGGTGGGTACGGCCCCGGACCCGTATGCGGCGCGGGACAAAATCGTGCGCCTGCGGCCCGACGTGCTCACCCTGGATGTGGAAATGCCGCGCATGGACGGGCTGGAATTCCTCCGCAAACTCATGCCCCAATACCCTCTGCCCATCGTTATGGTCAGCTCCCTCACGGAGCGGGGCAAGCAGATTACCCTGGACTGCCTGGACGCGGGCGCTGTGGACTTCGTGACCAAGCCCACCTCGGACATGGCCGCCGGACTGAACAGCATGCTCACGGAGCTGCGCACCAAGGTCAAAATCGCCTCCACGGCCAATGTTTCCCACTGGAAGCACAAGCGGGCCGAGTTCAAGCCGCGCTCGGTCCAGGGCCGCGCCCTTGCAGGCACCACGGACAAGGTCATCGCCATCGGCGCATCCACGGGCGGCACCGAAGCCATCCGCGAAGTGGTCACGGCCTTTCCCGTGCATACCCCGGGGGTGGTCATTGTGCAGCATATGCCCGCGGGGTTCACGCGCATGTTTTCCGAGCGCATGAACACCCTCTGCCAGATGGAGGCCAAGGAAGCCGCGGACGGCGACCGCGTCATGCCGGGCCGCATCCTCATTGCCCCGGGGGGCATGCACATGCGATTGGTGCGCTCCGGCGGCATCTACCAGGTGCGCTGCCAGGCCGGGCCACTGGTGAACGGGCATTGCCCCTCAGTGGAGGAACTTTTCAAATCCGTGGCCGAACACGCCGGTGCCAATGCCGTGGGCGTGATGCTCACAGGCATGGGAGCGGACGGTGCCGACGCCATGAAAATCATGCGTGACGCCGGAGCCAGAACCCTGGCCCAGGACGAAGCCACCAGCGTGGTCTTCGGCATGCCCAAGGAGGCGTACACGCGCGGCGGAGCCGAACGACTGGTGCCGCTTGGTTCCATTGCCCAGGAAACGCTCAACCTGCTGTCCAAAAAAGGAGGATGA
- a CDS encoding chemotaxis protein CheD: MITLGVGDHGASKKPGEVIKTYALGSCVAVVLLDPKTRTVGMAHIALPDSSIQPDRAKERPAYFADTGLPVLFKAMEKQGAAKNGHGMIVKLAGGAKVMDHNEVFNIGKRNVLAIKKILWQYKLGPVAEDVAGSISRTVSLEVDTGRVTISSAGRGSWYL, encoded by the coding sequence GTGATCACGCTTGGAGTCGGAGACCATGGGGCTTCCAAAAAACCCGGAGAGGTCATCAAAACCTATGCGCTCGGTTCGTGCGTGGCCGTGGTTCTGCTGGACCCCAAGACCCGCACCGTGGGCATGGCCCACATTGCGCTGCCCGACTCCAGCATCCAGCCGGACCGGGCCAAGGAACGCCCGGCCTACTTCGCTGACACGGGCCTGCCCGTGCTCTTCAAGGCCATGGAAAAGCAAGGCGCCGCCAAAAACGGCCACGGCATGATTGTCAAATTGGCCGGGGGCGCCAAAGTTATGGACCATAACGAAGTGTTCAATATCGGCAAACGCAACGTGCTGGCGATAAAGAAAATATTGTGGCAGTATAAACTCGGTCCCGTTGCCGAGGACGTGGCCGGAAGCATCAGCCGCACCGTGTCCCTGGAAGTGGACACCGGAAGGGTGACCATTTCCTCGGCAGGACGCGGTTCCTGGTATTTGTAG
- a CDS encoding response regulator, with product MERVIIADDSATARMVIRRCLEIAGVTDAEFLEAANGLEALELLEWGPPDLLITDLTMPVMGGLDLLKRLKQDEEFSDVPVLVISSAKNAANEQEMLGLGAFAVLPKPVNPAMLADALKPLLPDKGGAAW from the coding sequence ATGGAACGGGTGATCATTGCCGACGACTCGGCCACCGCACGCATGGTGATACGCCGTTGCCTGGAAATCGCCGGCGTGACCGACGCGGAATTCCTGGAGGCGGCCAATGGGCTGGAAGCACTGGAGCTGCTGGAATGGGGTCCCCCGGATCTGTTGATTACGGATCTGACCATGCCCGTCATGGGCGGACTGGACCTGCTCAAGCGGCTCAAACAGGACGAAGAGTTCAGCGATGTTCCGGTGCTGGTCATCTCCAGCGCCAAGAACGCAGCCAATGAACAGGAAATGCTGGGACTGGGAGCCTTCGCCGTGTTGCCCAAGCCCGTGAACCCGGCCATGCTGGCCGACGCCCTCAAACCGCTGCTTCCGGATAAGGGAGGTGCCGCATGGTGA
- a CDS encoding chemotaxis protein CheX, with the protein MVMDVKEAVHSAVSATMEEMFFLEPQASDFLWSKVRVLEPCTGSVTMAFPRTLLIQAAHGLFGEQERIREQMLWDTLAEVVNTVAGRIMSNLLPPDSTFRLSVPESGTGWPAKDGEPILYMTDGGGFVVMTDGLADCSE; encoded by the coding sequence ATGGTGATGGACGTGAAGGAAGCCGTACACTCGGCCGTCAGCGCCACCATGGAGGAGATGTTTTTTCTTGAGCCGCAGGCCTCGGACTTTCTCTGGTCCAAGGTCCGCGTGCTGGAGCCATGCACCGGCTCGGTGACCATGGCCTTTCCACGCACGCTGCTGATTCAGGCGGCGCACGGCCTGTTCGGCGAGCAGGAGCGCATCCGCGAACAGATGCTCTGGGATACCCTGGCTGAGGTGGTCAACACCGTGGCCGGACGCATCATGAGCAACCTCTTGCCGCCGGACTCCACATTCCGCCTCAGCGTGCCCGAAAGCGGCACGGGATGGCCCGCCAAAGACGGGGAACCCATCCTCTACATGACCGACGGCGGCGGCTTCGTGGTCATGACCGACGGTCTGGCGGACTGTTCCGAGTAA
- a CDS encoding chemotaxis protein CheX, whose protein sequence is MDMEMAKGVVKAAQDVLSTMAGIDAQPGAPYLKKGQVAKGDVTGIIGITGDKTGSLSISFEKPCAVAVVKGMLGPDIEDILRDVKDAVGEITNMISGHTRAAMDKLGLNLQSGTPSVVMGDNHTIQHVTSAPIMAVPFSTPDGAFTVEFCVE, encoded by the coding sequence ATGGACATGGAAATGGCAAAAGGCGTGGTCAAGGCGGCCCAGGACGTGCTTTCCACCATGGCAGGCATCGACGCGCAGCCAGGAGCGCCCTATCTAAAAAAGGGGCAGGTGGCCAAAGGGGATGTCACCGGCATCATCGGCATCACAGGCGACAAAACCGGCTCGCTTTCCATCTCCTTTGAAAAACCGTGTGCCGTTGCCGTGGTCAAAGGCATGCTCGGCCCGGATATTGAGGACATCCTCCGTGACGTCAAGGACGCGGTGGGCGAGATCACGAACATGATTTCCGGCCACACCCGCGCCGCCATGGACAAGCTGGGGCTGAACCTGCAAAGCGGCACCCCGTCCGTGGTCATGGGGGACAACCACACCATCCAGCACGTGACCAGCGCGCCCATCATGGCTGTGCCTTTCAGTACGCCGGATGGAGCCTTCACCGTGGAGTTCTGCGTGGAGTAG
- a CDS encoding hybrid sensor histidine kinase/response regulator, whose amino-acid sequence MSERMLTEPDPLTSDRPVHILLVEDENSHAELIREAFSREEKRFELQVADTVGKARDALDQATPDLVIADWLLPDGNGIEILPPNRRETRFPVILMTSQGNEQVAVEALKAGALDYVVKSADTFLDMPHIARRALREYAHLRRGREAEERFRQMAESISSVFWLAAADHFIYLSPAFSDIWGVPVDDVLDNPEQFYDIIHPDDRDKVREAQHKSLGPDGSAQSVDYRIIRPDGTIRWISGHGYPVLAPGSKARGAGTAEDVTERVMREQELARAKEAAEVADRAKSQFLANMSHELRTPINGIVGMTDLLLRTDLNSDQRKFLEMSREASTKLLSVVEDILELSSIEAKTIRLERRPFRLHELVHSICENRHTAFRLKDINFSWEVADDVPDRVEGDPTRLAQVLSNLLSNAVKFTEQGEVKVRVSLGSRHNRSNGTEGQGAVVVLFTVQDTGIGIAPEKQQEIFESFTLAEDCMTKAYGGTGLGLSIARQLVEILGGRIWLESAPNEGSSFSFTSVLRLPGTPSDSSKDQDTDAAQRPLTILYAEDDATNRFVVARYLEKQGHTIIEAEDGQQALDALARGGIDMVLMDIQMPLVNGLEVLDILRRGDIRAVDPNLPVIAITAYAMESEREDFLEKGMDGYLAKPFEVEHLRQTIDRLRVRVDS is encoded by the coding sequence ATGTCCGAACGCATGCTGACCGAACCCGATCCGCTCACTTCGGATCGCCCCGTGCACATCCTCCTGGTGGAGGATGAAAATTCCCACGCGGAATTGATCCGCGAGGCCTTTTCCCGCGAGGAAAAGCGCTTCGAACTGCAAGTGGCCGATACCGTGGGCAAGGCCCGCGACGCCCTGGATCAGGCCACGCCGGATCTGGTCATTGCGGACTGGCTGCTGCCCGACGGCAACGGCATTGAAATCCTGCCGCCCAACCGCCGGGAAACGCGCTTTCCCGTGATCCTCATGACCAGCCAGGGCAACGAGCAGGTGGCCGTGGAAGCGCTCAAGGCCGGTGCGCTGGACTACGTGGTCAAATCCGCGGACACCTTCTTGGACATGCCCCACATTGCGCGGCGCGCCCTGCGGGAATACGCCCACCTGCGCCGCGGCCGCGAGGCCGAGGAACGCTTCCGGCAGATGGCCGAATCCATCAGCAGCGTGTTCTGGTTGGCCGCAGCCGACCACTTCATCTACCTCAGCCCCGCGTTCAGCGATATCTGGGGCGTACCCGTCGACGACGTGCTGGACAACCCCGAACAATTTTACGACATCATCCATCCCGATGACCGGGACAAGGTCCGCGAGGCCCAGCACAAAAGCCTGGGACCGGACGGTTCGGCCCAATCCGTGGACTACCGCATCATCCGGCCGGACGGCACTATCCGTTGGATTTCCGGCCACGGCTACCCCGTGCTCGCCCCAGGCAGCAAGGCCCGCGGAGCCGGCACGGCCGAAGACGTGACCGAACGCGTCATGCGCGAACAGGAGCTGGCCCGAGCCAAAGAAGCCGCGGAAGTGGCCGACCGCGCCAAAAGCCAGTTCCTGGCCAACATGAGCCACGAACTACGCACGCCCATCAACGGCATCGTAGGCATGACCGACCTGCTGCTGCGCACCGATCTGAACTCCGACCAACGCAAATTTCTGGAGATGTCCCGCGAGGCCTCTACCAAGCTGCTCAGCGTGGTGGAGGACATTCTCGAACTTTCGAGCATCGAGGCCAAGACCATCCGCCTGGAGCGCCGCCCCTTCCGGCTGCACGAGCTGGTGCATTCCATCTGCGAAAACCGGCACACCGCCTTCCGGCTCAAGGACATCAATTTCTCCTGGGAAGTGGCCGACGATGTTCCGGACCGGGTGGAAGGCGATCCGACCCGGCTGGCCCAGGTACTCTCCAATCTGCTCTCCAATGCCGTGAAGTTCACGGAGCAGGGCGAGGTCAAGGTCCGTGTCTCCCTGGGCAGCCGCCACAACAGAAGCAACGGGACCGAAGGTCAGGGCGCGGTGGTGGTGCTCTTTACCGTGCAGGACACGGGCATCGGCATTGCCCCGGAAAAACAGCAGGAAATTTTTGAAAGTTTTACCCTGGCCGAAGACTGCATGACCAAAGCCTACGGCGGGACCGGCCTGGGCCTTTCCATCGCCCGCCAACTGGTGGAAATTCTTGGTGGCCGCATCTGGCTGGAAAGCGCACCAAACGAAGGCAGCAGCTTCTCCTTTACCTCGGTGCTGCGGCTCCCCGGCACTCCCTCCGATTCCTCCAAGGATCAGGACACGGACGCCGCCCAGCGCCCCCTGACCATCCTCTACGCTGAGGACGACGCCACCAACCGGTTCGTGGTGGCCCGCTACCTGGAAAAACAGGGCCACACCATCATCGAGGCCGAGGACGGCCAGCAGGCATTGGACGCCCTGGCCCGCGGCGGCATCGACATGGTGCTCATGGATATCCAGATGCCCCTTGTCAACGGCCTGGAGGTGCTCGACATCCTGCGTCGGGGCGACATCCGCGCCGTGGATCCCAATCTTCCGGTCATTGCCATCACCGCCTATGCCATGGAAAGCGAACGCGAGGACTTTCTTGAAAAAGGCATGGACGGCTACCTGGCCAAGCCCTTTGAGGTGGAACACCTGCGCCAGACCATCGACCGGCTGCGCGTCAGAGTCGATTCCTGA
- a CDS encoding GGDEF domain-containing protein, protein MQQEVGPETMWGLGLSESEAARIQEAVGPSFALRNYPEGSGLLRDMAREERPAVAWIPLRAWQQLTDGLRQDLQDLDHCQRVLLQERDTEPMELEAVLEEGFLTALHMPLTRHKVQDALFRAKEVTSLYSDIYSMTEEIFLERELLKRKTDQLLFLNRFLTNASSSLDPSEILSRALEDLALLLPVKLLQAAFWQRNPDTGEAEVELLLDSSLGNGLEERWVEFLLETTVRHEGGPVGGFQVERMDAGGAALPPDSGRSLILPLAGPQGQFGCLALLCERDVRLAKDQVQTLKSAVRHLGLALNNARLYREVKIRADRDGLTKLHNRNTLDNRLALELKRSQRYGSQLSLLMLDLDHFKQINDTHGHAAGDMVLREVGALLRESVRSCDIASRFGGEEFVLLLPHTSEEDAWKLADRIRRRVSRRRFRFQGRTITVTVSIGVSSISPGCLDQDNDLLLRADQALYVAKANGRNTVATAGTCKTESRVAQEG, encoded by the coding sequence ATGCAACAGGAAGTCGGACCGGAAACCATGTGGGGACTGGGCCTGAGCGAATCGGAAGCAGCCCGGATCCAGGAGGCCGTGGGGCCGAGTTTCGCCTTGCGGAACTACCCGGAAGGCTCCGGCCTGCTGCGGGACATGGCTCGGGAGGAACGGCCCGCAGTGGCCTGGATCCCCCTGCGTGCATGGCAGCAACTGACCGACGGTCTGCGCCAGGATTTGCAGGACTTGGACCACTGTCAGCGCGTGCTGCTTCAGGAGCGGGACACCGAGCCGATGGAGCTGGAAGCCGTGCTGGAGGAAGGGTTCCTTACGGCCCTGCACATGCCCCTGACCCGACACAAGGTGCAGGACGCGCTCTTCCGGGCCAAGGAGGTCACCAGCCTCTATTCGGACATCTACAGCATGACCGAGGAAATTTTTCTGGAGCGGGAACTGCTTAAGCGCAAGACCGACCAGTTGTTGTTCCTGAATCGTTTCCTGACCAATGCCTCTTCCAGCCTGGATCCCTCGGAGATTTTGAGTCGCGCCTTGGAGGATCTGGCTTTACTGTTGCCCGTAAAGCTGTTGCAGGCCGCGTTTTGGCAGCGCAATCCAGATACGGGCGAGGCCGAGGTGGAACTCCTGCTGGACAGCTCGCTCGGCAACGGGCTTGAGGAGCGTTGGGTGGAATTTTTGCTTGAAACCACAGTGCGCCACGAGGGTGGGCCTGTGGGTGGATTCCAGGTGGAACGCATGGATGCCGGTGGGGCTGCTTTGCCGCCGGATTCCGGACGTTCCTTGATTTTGCCCCTGGCCGGACCCCAGGGACAGTTTGGTTGCCTGGCTCTGCTTTGCGAGCGGGATGTGCGTCTGGCCAAGGATCAGGTGCAGACCCTCAAGTCCGCGGTCCGGCACTTGGGCCTGGCCCTGAACAACGCCCGGCTCTACCGCGAGGTGAAGATCCGTGCGGACCGGGACGGGCTGACCAAGCTGCACAACCGCAACACCCTGGACAACCGGCTGGCCCTGGAACTCAAACGCAGTCAGCGATACGGGAGTCAGCTCTCCCTGTTGATGCTTGATTTGGATCATTTCAAGCAAATCAACGACACCCATGGCCATGCGGCCGGGGATATGGTGCTCCGCGAGGTGGGCGCGTTGTTGCGGGAGTCCGTGCGCAGTTGCGACATTGCGTCCCGGTTCGGCGGGGAGGAATTTGTGCTCCTGCTGCCGCATACCTCGGAGGAGGACGCCTGGAAGCTGGCCGACCGGATTCGTCGCCGCGTCAGTCGCCGTCGTTTCCGTTTCCAGGGGCGGACCATCACCGTGACCGTGAGCATCGGGGTCTCTTCCATCAGTCCGGGATGCCTGGACCAGGACAATGACCTGCTGCTGCGGGCGGATCAGGCGCTGTATGTGGCCAAGGCCAACGGGCGCAACACCGTGGCCACGGCAGGAACGTGCAAAACCGAAAGCCGGGTGGCCCAGGAGGGCTGA